One window of Bacteroidales bacterium genomic DNA carries:
- the rpsF gene encoding 30S ribosomal protein S6 codes for MANQYETVFIMTPVLSDDQMKETVAKYQKLLNDKGAEIVLEKNWGLKKLAYPIQKKSTGFYYLIEFKAEGDIINDVELAFKRDERIIRFLTVKLDKHAVAYNEKKRRKALEQQPQEA; via the coding sequence ATGGCAAATCAGTACGAAACCGTTTTCATTATGACTCCCGTTTTATCTGATGATCAGATGAAGGAAACGGTCGCTAAGTATCAAAAATTACTGAATGACAAAGGAGCAGAAATCGTCTTGGAAAAAAACTGGGGATTGAAAAAGCTGGCTTATCCGATCCAGAAAAAATCTACAGGGTTTTACTACCTCATCGAGTTCAAAGCCGAAGGTGATATCATCAACGACGTTGAACTGGCATTCAAACGCGACGAACGCATTATCCGCTTTCTGACCGTTAAGCTCGATAAACATGCAGTTGCCTATAATGAGAAAAAGCGCAGAAAAGCGCTTGAACAGCAACCACAGGAAGCTTAG
- the wecB gene encoding UDP-N-acetylglucosamine 2-epimerase (non-hydrolyzing) has protein sequence MKIITIVGARPQFIKAAAISRAIKKFFSERIEELIMHSGQHYDDNMSRVFFEEMAIPHPKFNLEVGSGTHGFQTGEIIRRTEQVLLEEKPDMVLVYGDTNTTLAGSLAASKLRIPVAHIEAGLRSFNKSMPEEINRVVCDHLSTFLFSPTQTGFKNLAKEGFDPDAQPPYTIDHPGIYHCGDVMYDNALYYSQLAEERSKILSDLALKGKDFILCTIHRDSNTDSADRLNAIMGSLDEISRDQQIDFVLPLHPRTVKMMPVMLNSKLQKSIEANPFLRMTGPVTYFDMLLLENRCRMIITDSGGVQKESYFFRKPCLVLRSESEWKELIELGTATIVDADPKMISDAFYRYYNQSPDQFPAIFGDGHAAEFILNELVKFLP, from the coding sequence ATGAAGATTATTACTATCGTTGGCGCCCGGCCGCAGTTTATCAAAGCTGCTGCAATCAGCCGTGCCATAAAAAAATTCTTCTCTGAAAGGATCGAAGAATTGATCATGCACAGCGGGCAGCATTATGATGATAATATGTCGCGCGTTTTCTTTGAGGAAATGGCAATACCGCACCCAAAATTCAATCTTGAAGTAGGTTCGGGCACGCATGGTTTTCAAACGGGGGAAATCATCCGCCGCACGGAACAGGTTCTTTTGGAAGAAAAACCTGACATGGTCCTGGTTTATGGTGATACCAATACAACGCTTGCCGGGTCCCTGGCAGCATCCAAATTGCGTATCCCGGTCGCTCATATCGAAGCGGGCCTGCGCTCATTCAATAAAAGTATGCCTGAGGAGATCAATCGTGTAGTTTGTGATCACCTGTCTACATTTCTATTTTCACCTACCCAAACCGGCTTTAAAAACCTTGCAAAAGAAGGATTTGATCCTGATGCTCAGCCTCCTTATACTATTGATCATCCCGGGATATACCATTGCGGAGATGTTATGTATGATAATGCTTTATATTACAGTCAATTAGCCGAGGAAAGATCAAAGATTCTCAGTGATTTGGCCCTGAAAGGAAAAGATTTTATCCTTTGCACCATCCACAGGGACAGTAATACCGATTCAGCCGACAGGCTGAATGCAATTATGGGTTCTTTGGATGAAATCAGCCGGGATCAGCAAATCGACTTCGTATTACCCCTTCACCCCCGAACGGTTAAAATGATGCCTGTTATGCTAAACAGCAAGTTGCAGAAGAGCATAGAAGCCAATCCTTTTCTCAGGATGACCGGACCTGTGACCTATTTTGACATGCTTTTGCTGGAAAACCGGTGCCGGATGATCATTACCGATTCAGGAGGGGTGCAGAAAGAATCATACTTTTTCCGCAAGCCATGCCTGGTTTTACGGTCCGAATCGGAATGGAAAGAATTGATTGAACTGGGAACGGCAACTATCGTTGATGCGGACCCGAAAATGATAAGTGACGCCTTTTACCGCTATTATAACCAATCTCCTGATCAGTTTCCGGCCATCTTCGGAGACGGGCATGCAGCAGAATTCATTCTCAATGAATTGGTGAAATTTCTTCCCTGA